The sequence AGCAGGGAGTACTTCTCGCCGACCAGCGCCAGGGCGTCGGCGATCGAGCAGGGACGCGGTTCCTTCGTAGCGGCCATGACGCCAGTCTAGAGGAGGGTTTGTTTTTCCAACCCTGCGAGCTATGGTGAGTCCAGTTTTCCAACTCACCGGTAACCGCGCATCGCCCACAGGGCGGCCAGGGCGGCCAAGGAGGCCCGCACCATGCCAGACGCAGTCATCGTCGAAGCCGTACGCACCCCCGTCGGCAAGGGCAAGCCCAACGGCTCCCTCGCCCACGTCCATCCCGTGCAACTCCTCGCGCACACCCTGCGCAGCCTGGTCGAGCGCTCCGGTGTCGACCCGGCGCTGATCGACGACGTCATCGGCGGCACCGTCGACCAGGTCGGCGAGCAGGCCATGAACACCACCCGGTACGCCCTCCTCGCCGCCGGCTTCCCGGAGTCGGTGCCCGCGACCACCGTGGACCGCCAGTGCGGCTCCTCCCAGCAGGCCGTGCACTTCGCCGCGCAGGGCGTCATCTCGGGCGCGTACGACCTCGTCGTCGCCTGCGGCGTGGAGTCGATGAGCCGGGTGCCGATGTGGTCCAACGTGCCGGCCGGCGCGGACCCGTTCGGTCCCGGTGTCGCCGAGCGCTATCCGGAGGGCCTGGTTCCGCAGGGGATCAGCGCGGAACTCATCGCCGCCAAGTGGTCGCTCACACGCGCGCGGATGGACGAGTTCGCCGTCTCCTCGCACCACAAGGCCGCCGCCGCGTGGCAGGCCGGGCTGTTCGACGCCGAGATCGCGCCGCTGGACGGCGTCGCCCGCGACGAGTGCGTACGGCCCGGCAGCACCCCGGAGATCCTCGCCGGACTCAAGCCCGCCTACTACGACCCCGGCTTCGCCGAACGCTTCCCGCAGATCGAGTGGAACGTCACCGCGGGCAACGCCAGCCCCGTCAACGACGGCGCCTCCGCCGTGCTGATCACCTCCGGTGACACCGCCGCCCGGCTCGGCCTGCGCCCGCTCGCCCGGCTGCACAGCTTCGCCGTGACCGGCTCCGACCCGCTGCTGATGCTCACCGGGATCATCCCGGCCACCGACAAGGTGCTGCGCCGGGCGGGGCTGGAACTGGCCGACATCGACCTCTTCGAGGTCAACGAGGCCTTCGCCAGTGTGGTGCTCGCCTGGCAGCAGGAGACCGGCGCCGACCTCGCCAAGGTCAACGTGCACGGCGGCGCCATCGCCCTCGGCCACCCGCTCGGCGCGAGCGGCACCCGGCTGACCACGACCCTGGTCCACGCCATGCGCGAACGCGGCGCCCGCTACGCCCTCCAGACCATGTGCGAGGCGGGCGGCCTGGCCAACGCGATGATCCTGGAAGGGCTCTGAGACCGGTCACCGCGTCGGGACACGGGCGGACCGTACGGGCACGAGCGGCCCGCGGCCCGACACCCCGCCTCGCACGGCTCACCACCGCGAGCCGACCGGCCCCGCCGCTCACCGGGCCCGCCCCGGCCCGCCGGTTCCGCGCCGCGCGGCTCGCCTGCCGGGCCGCGCCTGCCTCGCCTGCCACCGGCATCGTTCCGGCGCGCGTGGTCGGGCGCCGCGTCTCGCGTGGCGCGCCGTCGTACGCCGGGCAGCGGCCCGTTCACCGGGCCATGCTCCCCAGCGCCCAGCCCCTCATCCGGGCCGTCCGGGCGTGACCGGTGCGGCGGCGCGGCTCGCCGCCGCACCGGTCACGCCCGCTCTGCTTCGGGGTTCACCGGGCCATCGCCCGTCCGGCCGCGGCGATCAAGGCGTCCGTCGCCGTGATGGCGGCCTCCCGGCGGGCGGTCAGCTCGGCGTGGTCGGGGGCGTCGCGGAGGGCGAACGCGGCCAGGGCCGCCCGGCGGGCCGGTTCGGCGAGGGCCGG comes from Streptomyces sp. SCL15-4 and encodes:
- a CDS encoding thiolase family protein; the protein is MPDAVIVEAVRTPVGKGKPNGSLAHVHPVQLLAHTLRSLVERSGVDPALIDDVIGGTVDQVGEQAMNTTRYALLAAGFPESVPATTVDRQCGSSQQAVHFAAQGVISGAYDLVVACGVESMSRVPMWSNVPAGADPFGPGVAERYPEGLVPQGISAELIAAKWSLTRARMDEFAVSSHHKAAAAWQAGLFDAEIAPLDGVARDECVRPGSTPEILAGLKPAYYDPGFAERFPQIEWNVTAGNASPVNDGASAVLITSGDTAARLGLRPLARLHSFAVTGSDPLLMLTGIIPATDKVLRRAGLELADIDLFEVNEAFASVVLAWQQETGADLAKVNVHGGAIALGHPLGASGTRLTTTLVHAMRERGARYALQTMCEAGGLANAMILEGL